The Kwoniella dendrophila CBS 6074 chromosome 3, complete sequence genome contains a region encoding:
- a CDS encoding septum-promoting GTP-binding protein 1, which translates to MGDQGYVSSGSGSGMMSGGEGGDRNSIVLKVGMVGDSQIGKTSLMVKYVEGSFDEDYIQTLGVNFMEKAITIRNTEITFSIWDLGGQREFVSMLPLVSNDAVAILFMFDLTRKATLNSVKEWYRQARGFNKTAIPVLIGTKYDQFASFPREEQEEITKQAKRFSKAMHAPLIFCSTSHSINVQKIFKIVLAKAFDLKCVIPEIDEVGEPILLYVDV; encoded by the exons ATGGGTGATCAAGGTTACGtatcttctggatcaggtagTGGAATGATGTCAGGTGGGGAAGGAGGCGACAGAAACTC TATCGTATTGAAAGTTGGTATGGTTGGAGATTCGCAGATTGGTAAAACATCGTTGATGGTTAAATATGTGGAAGGTAGTTTCGA TGAGGATTATATACAAACGTTAGGAGTCAACTTTATGGAGAAAGCAATAACAATACGAAATACTGAAATAACCTTCTCG ATATGGGATTTAGGTGGTCAGCGAGAATTCGTATCGATGTTACCGCTAGTATCGAATGATGCTGTAGCGATACTGTTCATGTTTGATTTGACTAGGAAAGCAACTTTGAATAGTGTGAAAGAATGGTATAGACAAGCTAGAGGGTTTaataag ACCGCCATACCAGTATTGATAGGTACAAAATACGATCAATTTGCTTCATTCCCTCGAGAAGAACAGGAGGAAATTACAAAGCAAGCTAAGAGGTTCTCGAAAGCTATGCATGCTCCATTA ATTTTCTGTTCGACATCACATTCGATAAACGTACAAAAGATCTTCAAAATAGTGTTAGCGAAAGCTTTCGATCTTAAG TGCGTTATACCGGAAATAGATGAAGTTGGAGAACCAATTCTGCTATACGTAGATGTGTAA